The proteins below are encoded in one region of Salmo salar chromosome ssa02, Ssal_v3.1, whole genome shotgun sequence:
- the LOC106581948 gene encoding ral guanine nucleotide dissociation stimulator-like 2 isoform X1, whose protein sequence is MIPRSMRTGGMDLPGVESRDVPLIGYRPLAPDDVPLSSQSGQVTDSTGLDSSEGETSPMKTTWYCPLDLSTVLEEEEDGVIYNVVVKQQHGAPTSATSSSRSQCVKAGTEEKLVQHLLHSFAMGDSSFITIFLSTYRSFTSTKRVLDILIDRLQHPPGESTKSQTRQPFNRAVCMVFSMWLSEYPEDFRSLGEPGLLLRLAPLLPSDPSGTEIRGRLLRLAEELSEQALLPDSSSDRTTPSPPADPTKFDPTNILGFPAGLIAEQLTKIETELFVRLVPYHCLGSLWSQRDKKGREDVCWSVRATVRQFNRLANAVMASCLWPTQLRSQQRACLLEKWISVAEECRARKNFSSLYAIVSALQSNPVHRLRRTWLETDREAVRRYEELSNIFSEKDNYSQSRELLKEEGTSKFANLDGKMTNRRQIGSSAQGTVPYLGIFLTDLTMLDTAVKDRLENGYVNFDKRRREFEVLAQIRLLQSSCKNGVFITDEAFLQWYQSVPSLNEEESYRLSNEIEVPCEPSSGRTLNPTVIITRCPNLNSSRTSLVADSDSHFDFPSPVCHFLSKFTKHMKSPSVSCLDVDSSHPTNDPIPSALTPSTPVKSHRRSVSCGNNPTNNNKGSGPEMRIVRIRMDLQDGNMYRSILVTSNDKTPTVISSALEKHSQDPKQAPRYELIQLLPEGKELVIPATGNVFYAMTSSSVDFLLCRQGGNTPFRSQPISTETSATFPRIKAKGRRLFF, encoded by the exons ATGATCCCTCGTAGTATGCGAACAGGTGGGATGGACCTGCCAGGGGTGGAGTCAAGGGATGTACCCCTCATTGGCTACCGGCCTTTAGCGCCTGACGATGTTCCCCTCAGCAGCCAATCTGGGCAAGTGACTGACAGTACTGGACTGGACTCCTCTGAG GGGGAGACTTCCCCCATGAAGACAACTTGGTACTGTCCTCTGGACTTG tctACTGtgttggaggaggaagaggacggaGTGATATACAATGTAGTGGTGAAGCAACAGCATGGCGCCCCCACCAGTGCAACA tccaGCTCTCGTTCACAGTGTGTGAAAGCGGGAACAGAGGAGAAGCTGGTGCAGCACCTCCTCCACTCCTTCGCCATGGGAGACTCCTCCTTCATCACCATCTTCCTCTCCACCTATCGCTCCTTTACTTCAACAAAGAGGGTGCTGGACATCCTCATCGACAG ATTGCAACATCCACCAGGAGAAAGTACAAAGAGTCAGACTAGGCAACCCTTCAACAG AGCGGTGTGTATGGTGTTCAGTATGTGGCTGTCGGAGTATCCTGAGGACTTCCGCTCTCTGGGAGAGCCTGGTCTACTGCTGCGCCTGGCCCCCCTGCTGCCCTCCGACCCCTCTGGGACAGAGATCAGGGGTCGCCTCCTCAGACTGGCAGAGGAGCTCAGTgaacaggccctactgcctgacTCTAGTTCAG ATAGGACCACCCCCAGCCCTCCTGCTGACCCCACTAAGTTTGATCCCACCAATATCCTGGGCTTCCCCGCTGGGCTGATCGCTGAGCAGCTCACCAAGATAGAAACG GAGCTGTTTGTGCGTCTGGTCCCGTACCACTGCCTGGGCTCCCTGTGGTCTCAGAGAGACAAGAAAGGCCGCGAGGATGTATGTTGGTCCGTCCGGGCCACTGTACGCCAGTTCAACCGGCTGGCCAATGCCGTGATGGCGTCGTGCCTGTGGCCCACGCAACTCCGCAGCCAGCAGAGAGCCTGCCTTCTGGAGAaatggatcagcgtggcagag GAATGCAGAGCCAGGAAAAACTTTTCGTCTCTCTACGCCATCGTGTCTGCCCTGCAGAGTAACCCTGTACACAGACTAAGGAGGACGTGGCTAGAAACCGACAG GGAAGCAGTGAGGAGATACGAGGAGCTGTCCAACATTTTCTCTGAGAAGGACAACTACTCCCAGAGCAGGGAGCTGCTGAAAGAG GAGGGCACTTCGAAGTTCGCCAACCTGGACGGCAAGATGACCAACAGGAGACAGATAGGA tccAGTGCCCAGGGCACAGTACCCTACCTGGGGATCTTCCTCACAGACCTCACCATGCTGGACACGGCCGTCAAAGACAGACTAGAG AACGGCTACGTCAACTTTGACAAGAGGAGACGA GAGTTTGAGGTTTTAGCTCAGATCCGACTACTGCAGTCCTCCTGTAAAAACGGTGTTTTCATCACTGACGAGGCATTCCTACAGTGGTACCAAAGTGTACCCTCGCTAAATGAAGAAGAAAG TTACAGACTGTCCAATGAAATTGAGGTGCCGTGCGAACCGAGCTCTGGTCGTACCCTGAACCCTACAGTGATCATCACACGGTGCCCAAA cctgaattcctcCAGGACCAGCCTTGTTGCTGACAGTGACAGTCATTTTGACTTCCCCTCCCCCGTCTGTCACTTTCTATCCAAATTCACTAAG CATATGAAATCCCCCTCAGTTTCCTGTCTGGATGTTGACTCCTCCCATCCCACCAATGACCCCATCCCGTCTGCATTGACACCATCCACTCCCGTCAAATCACATCGTCGATCAGTCTCCTGTGGCAACAATCCCACCAATAACAACAAAGGGTCTGGGCCTGAAATGCGGATTGTCAGGATACGGATGGATTTACAAGATGGGAATATGTACAGAAGCATACTG GTGACAAGCAATGACAAGACGCCCACTGTGATCAGTTCTGCCTTAGAAAAACACAGTCAGGACCCCAAACAGGCACCCAGATATGAGCTCATCCAACTATTGCCCGAGGGAAAAG AGTTGGTCATCCCTGCCACAGGAAACGTCTTCTATGCCATGACTTCCTCTAGTGTGGACTTCCTGCTGTGCAGACAAGGAGGCAACACCCCTTTtcgctctcaaccaatcagcacaGAAACCAGTGCCACCTTTCCTCGAATCAAAGCCAAGGGGCGGAGACTGTTTTTTTGA
- the LOC106581948 gene encoding ral guanine nucleotide dissociation stimulator-like 2 isoform X2 has translation MKESGQDGVCSFLVKFSKKLKACSRSGLVETKGETSPMKTTWYCPLDLSTVLEEEEDGVIYNVVVKQQHGAPTSATSSSRSQCVKAGTEEKLVQHLLHSFAMGDSSFITIFLSTYRSFTSTKRVLDILIDRLQHPPGESTKSQTRQPFNRAVCMVFSMWLSEYPEDFRSLGEPGLLLRLAPLLPSDPSGTEIRGRLLRLAEELSEQALLPDSSSDRTTPSPPADPTKFDPTNILGFPAGLIAEQLTKIETELFVRLVPYHCLGSLWSQRDKKGREDVCWSVRATVRQFNRLANAVMASCLWPTQLRSQQRACLLEKWISVAEECRARKNFSSLYAIVSALQSNPVHRLRRTWLETDREAVRRYEELSNIFSEKDNYSQSRELLKEEGTSKFANLDGKMTNRRQIGSSAQGTVPYLGIFLTDLTMLDTAVKDRLENGYVNFDKRRREFEVLAQIRLLQSSCKNGVFITDEAFLQWYQSVPSLNEEESYRLSNEIEVPCEPSSGRTLNPTVIITRCPNLNSSRTSLVADSDSHFDFPSPVCHFLSKFTKHMKSPSVSCLDVDSSHPTNDPIPSALTPSTPVKSHRRSVSCGNNPTNNNKGSGPEMRIVRIRMDLQDGNMYRSILVTSNDKTPTVISSALEKHSQDPKQAPRYELIQLLPEGKELVIPATGNVFYAMTSSSVDFLLCRQGGNTPFRSQPISTETSATFPRIKAKGRRLFF, from the exons ATGAAAGAAAGTGGACAAGATGGTGTTTGTAGCTTTCTTGTGAAGTTCTCAAAGAAGCTAAAGGCTTGTAGCCGGTCTGGACTTGTCGAGACAAAG GGGGAGACTTCCCCCATGAAGACAACTTGGTACTGTCCTCTGGACTTG tctACTGtgttggaggaggaagaggacggaGTGATATACAATGTAGTGGTGAAGCAACAGCATGGCGCCCCCACCAGTGCAACA tccaGCTCTCGTTCACAGTGTGTGAAAGCGGGAACAGAGGAGAAGCTGGTGCAGCACCTCCTCCACTCCTTCGCCATGGGAGACTCCTCCTTCATCACCATCTTCCTCTCCACCTATCGCTCCTTTACTTCAACAAAGAGGGTGCTGGACATCCTCATCGACAG ATTGCAACATCCACCAGGAGAAAGTACAAAGAGTCAGACTAGGCAACCCTTCAACAG AGCGGTGTGTATGGTGTTCAGTATGTGGCTGTCGGAGTATCCTGAGGACTTCCGCTCTCTGGGAGAGCCTGGTCTACTGCTGCGCCTGGCCCCCCTGCTGCCCTCCGACCCCTCTGGGACAGAGATCAGGGGTCGCCTCCTCAGACTGGCAGAGGAGCTCAGTgaacaggccctactgcctgacTCTAGTTCAG ATAGGACCACCCCCAGCCCTCCTGCTGACCCCACTAAGTTTGATCCCACCAATATCCTGGGCTTCCCCGCTGGGCTGATCGCTGAGCAGCTCACCAAGATAGAAACG GAGCTGTTTGTGCGTCTGGTCCCGTACCACTGCCTGGGCTCCCTGTGGTCTCAGAGAGACAAGAAAGGCCGCGAGGATGTATGTTGGTCCGTCCGGGCCACTGTACGCCAGTTCAACCGGCTGGCCAATGCCGTGATGGCGTCGTGCCTGTGGCCCACGCAACTCCGCAGCCAGCAGAGAGCCTGCCTTCTGGAGAaatggatcagcgtggcagag GAATGCAGAGCCAGGAAAAACTTTTCGTCTCTCTACGCCATCGTGTCTGCCCTGCAGAGTAACCCTGTACACAGACTAAGGAGGACGTGGCTAGAAACCGACAG GGAAGCAGTGAGGAGATACGAGGAGCTGTCCAACATTTTCTCTGAGAAGGACAACTACTCCCAGAGCAGGGAGCTGCTGAAAGAG GAGGGCACTTCGAAGTTCGCCAACCTGGACGGCAAGATGACCAACAGGAGACAGATAGGA tccAGTGCCCAGGGCACAGTACCCTACCTGGGGATCTTCCTCACAGACCTCACCATGCTGGACACGGCCGTCAAAGACAGACTAGAG AACGGCTACGTCAACTTTGACAAGAGGAGACGA GAGTTTGAGGTTTTAGCTCAGATCCGACTACTGCAGTCCTCCTGTAAAAACGGTGTTTTCATCACTGACGAGGCATTCCTACAGTGGTACCAAAGTGTACCCTCGCTAAATGAAGAAGAAAG TTACAGACTGTCCAATGAAATTGAGGTGCCGTGCGAACCGAGCTCTGGTCGTACCCTGAACCCTACAGTGATCATCACACGGTGCCCAAA cctgaattcctcCAGGACCAGCCTTGTTGCTGACAGTGACAGTCATTTTGACTTCCCCTCCCCCGTCTGTCACTTTCTATCCAAATTCACTAAG CATATGAAATCCCCCTCAGTTTCCTGTCTGGATGTTGACTCCTCCCATCCCACCAATGACCCCATCCCGTCTGCATTGACACCATCCACTCCCGTCAAATCACATCGTCGATCAGTCTCCTGTGGCAACAATCCCACCAATAACAACAAAGGGTCTGGGCCTGAAATGCGGATTGTCAGGATACGGATGGATTTACAAGATGGGAATATGTACAGAAGCATACTG GTGACAAGCAATGACAAGACGCCCACTGTGATCAGTTCTGCCTTAGAAAAACACAGTCAGGACCCCAAACAGGCACCCAGATATGAGCTCATCCAACTATTGCCCGAGGGAAAAG AGTTGGTCATCCCTGCCACAGGAAACGTCTTCTATGCCATGACTTCCTCTAGTGTGGACTTCCTGCTGTGCAGACAAGGAGGCAACACCCCTTTtcgctctcaaccaatcagcacaGAAACCAGTGCCACCTTTCCTCGAATCAAAGCCAAGGGGCGGAGACTGTTTTTTTGA